From the genome of Phyllostomus discolor isolate MPI-MPIP mPhyDis1 chromosome 12, mPhyDis1.pri.v3, whole genome shotgun sequence, one region includes:
- the ALPK3 gene encoding alpha-protein kinase 3 isoform X2, which yields MGSRRVASGAWGAGGRAGARGYHEDDGPVWTPSPTSRSYLLSVRPETRSTFCSIIAQLTEETQPLFETTLKSQAVSENSDVRFTCIITGYPEPEVTWYKDDTELDRYCGLPKYEITHQGNRHTLQLYRCQEEDAAIYQASARNTKGIVSCSGVLEVGTMTEYKIHQRWFAKLKCKAAAKMREIEQSWKHGKEAAGEADTLRKLSPDRFQRKRRLSGAGGPVPSAPTREAEDRTSAAWQERDTEPGQHPGLGLTDSFAPGEVTTNGEAAPENGEDGGHGLLTYLCEAMELGPQRAPQKESGAKKKKKAEEPKPGLQTPALEQAVRGHRSEHRVPSSDKPDPRGTEGPAGAVRTQTWPGDRVPGPSGADGTREPASASGSPAQPQTAPALGPGPGPGPEVRFSLKDMYLESTRAGDGHQAQGGRAPGETPSGEAPGEAGDEGGPAAPGQHVPAAPRPGRLFNWKRFAPPKPKGEPTASGKPDPPLGPAPGPGAQVPTPPSRRKHSTRDSPSCRQAGLGTPGEVPESQVTMAPVVLASGSAEVASAGSSTPRSQGVAEPMDTEPQESSTCADGRHGGKKDTEADGKMQVDERAPGDGTRTAARTQAGGKTRMDPTAQNRKGGESGGSSREGVVARGGSERRVERTPEDGKTQAGEKTQGNGRMQEDRGTPAEGSGLSPQTPEGPSGLGKPSCTLRSEAAAVTASGNQQQTLLRPLRGGPTLPAQLLPEGSLEQTGGGRGWVPERSGPVKDTPAVSLSQGPAQERPGEVLSVGLGACPPAGLSPEVPTLPSPGTGLSDSPHRGLPSTPDSQRPGAAAFLPSGDPALLSSAPALHPGPETPARSHPLEPTAAGNEGACAKMPDEEGTPSGPRSCDPGLIDSLKNYLLLLLKLSSTGVGGGGTEPQGGAAPRGPEPSPALAPTVGVAGLSPRTSRRILEHVENDHLLQSAQNLLLSPCTTRRITGLLDREVAAGQQALAAARSHSPSPLSVPTIVVGEEAGPGLTSEASRKGEGEVPLEGPGLLGTSREGSVGGLLGEAGGQAASGQGPPSPESRAQGPLQEEGLPQETPPGLPAATPEELALGARRKRFLPKVRAAGDGEATTPEERESPTVSPRGPRKGLSPGSPGTPGRERRSPTQGRKAGLLEVPRAEEELAAGDPGSSPKASGPDAEPALDTGKQEAEDKSKKAKDLLKAPQVIRKIRVEQFPDASGSLKLWCQFFNILSDSVLTWAKDQRPVGEEARSAGDEGPAALAIVQASPVDCGVYRCTIRNEHGAASTDFCLSPEVLSGFVSREEGEVGEEIEMTPMVFAKGLADSGCWGDKLFGRLVSEELRGGGHGHGLRKASQAKVIYGLEPIFESGRTCVIKVSSLLVFGPSSETALLGRNYDVTIQGCKIQNMSREYCRIFAAEARAVPGFGEVPEIIPLYLIYRPANAVPYATLEEDLGKPLQPYCSRDWGSAAAPAPGSSEAVQKCQAFQHWLYLWTNGSFLVTDLAGVDWKVTDVQIATRLRGYQGLKESCFPALLDQFAASHQCSPFCEMLGLKPLKGPEAAHSQAKAKGSKSPSAGRKGSQLSPQPQKKGPPSPQGTRRSAPSSKAAPQAAGAVTTQVLGEPPSREGSSQAQGTR from the exons GGTACCCCGAGCCAGAGGTGACCTGGTACAAGGACGACACGGAGCTGGACCGCTACTGCGGCCTGCCCAAATACGAGATCACGCACCAGGGCAACCGCCACACCCTGCAGCTCTacag GTGTCAAGAAGAAGACGCGGCCATCTACCAGGCCTCTGCCCGGAACACCAAGGGCATCGTGTCCTGCTCGGGCGTCCTGGAGGTGGGCACCATGACCGAGTACAAGATCCACCAGCGCTGGTTCGCCAAGCTGAAGTGCAAGGCTGCGGCAAAGATGCGCGAGATCGAGCAGAGCTGGAAGCACGGGAAGGAGGCGGCGGGAGAGGCGGACACCCTGCGCAAGCTCAGCCCCGACCGCTTCCAGCGAAAGCGGCGGCTGAGCGGGGCCGGGGGGCCGGTCCCCTCGGCCCCCACCAGGGAGGCTGAGGACAGGACCTCGGCAGCTTGGCAGGAGAGGGACACGGAGCCTGGTCAGCACCCGGGGCTGGGCCTGACGGACAGTTTTGCCCCCGGAGAGGTGACCACCAATGGGGAGGCTGCCCCTGAGAACGGGGAGGACGGGGGTCACGGCCTGTTGACCTACCTCTGCGAGGCCATGGAGCTGGGGCCTCAGCGAGCCCCCCAGAAGGAGTCCGGggccaagaagaagaagaaagccgaGGAGCCGAAGCCCGGCCTGCAGACGCCAGCGCTGGAGCAGGCGGTTCGGGGCCACCGCTCCGAACACCGCGTCCCCAGTTCAGACAAGCCCGACCCCCGCGGGACAGAGGGACCGGCGGGTGCGGTGCGGACCCAGACCTGGCCCGGAGACCGGGTGCCCGGTCCTTCAGGGGCAGACGGCACCAGGGAGCCGGCGTCTGCCtcgggctccccagcccagccccagacGGCCCCGGCCctcggcccaggcccaggcccaggccccgaAGTGCGCTTCTCCCTGAAGGACATGTATTTGGAGAGCACCCGGGCAGGGGACGGGCACCAGGCACAGGGCGGCAGGGCCCCTGGGGAGACACCCTCAGGGGAAGCACCCGGCGAAGCCGGAGATGAGGGGGGGCCTGCTGCCCCTGGCCAGCACGTGCCCGCGGCCCCGAGGCCGGGCAGGCTTTTCAACTGGAAGAGGTTTGCCCCTCCAAAGCCCAAAGGAGAGCCCACCGCCAGCGGCAAGCCCgaccctcccctgggcccagctccGGGACCCGGGGCCCAGGTGCCTACACCCCCCTCCCGGCGGAAGCACAGCACGCGGGACAGCCCCTCGTGCAGGCAAGCAGGCCTCGGGACCCCAGGAGAG GTCCCGGAGTCCCAGGTGACCATGGCTCCTGTCGTACTGGCCAGTGGCAGTGCCGAGGTGGCCTCTGCTGGCAGCAGCACCCCCAGAAGTCAGGGCGTCGCTGAGCCCATGGACACAGAACCCCAGGAGAGCAGCACGTGTGCTGACGGGAGGCACGGAGGCAAGAAGGACACAGAGGCGGACGGGAAGATGCAGGTGGACGAGAGGGCGCCGGGAGACGGAACACGGACGGCCGCGAGGACACAGGCGGGCGGGAAGACGCGGATGGACCCTACGGCGCAgaacaggaagggaggagagtCAGGCGGGAGTTCCCGGGAGGGAGTGGTAGCAcggggagggtcagagaggcgGGTGGAAAGGACTCCGGAAGACGGGAAGACGCAGGCGGGTGAGAAGACCCAGGGAAATGGAAGGATGCAGGAAGACCGGGGGACGCCGGCAGAGGGCAGCGGCCTCAGCCCGCAGACCCCGGAAGGGCCCTCTGGCCTGGGGAAACCCAGTTGCACGCTCAGGTCCGAGGCGGCAGCAGTCACAGCCTCTGGTAACCAACAGCAAACTCTGCTGCGTCCCCTGCGGGGGGGCCCCACGCTGCCCGCACAGTTGCTCCCTGAGGGCAGCTTGGAgcagacaggaggagggagaggttgGGTGCCAGAGCGGTCAGGCCCGGTCAAGGACACGCCAGCGGTGAGCCTGTCCCAGGGTCCTGCGCAGGAGCGGCCCGGGGAggtgctgtctgtggggctgGGCGCCTGTCCTCCCGCTGGCCTGAGCCCGGAGGTGCCCACTCTGCCTTCTCCTGGGACTGGCCTGTCGGATAGCCCACATCGGGGGCTGCCCAGCACCCCTGATTCCCAGCGCCCAGGGGCAGCCGCCTTCTTGCCCTCTGGGGACCCGGCCTTGCTGAGCTCTGCTCCTGCACTGCACCCGGGGCCAGAGACCCCCGCCCGGAGCCACCCACTGGAACCCACAGCAGCCGGCAATGAGGGGGCCTGCGCCAAGATGCCAGATGAGGAGGGGACGCCCTCAGGCCCCCGGAGCTGTGACCCTGGCCTCATCGATTCCCTGAAGAActacctgctgctgctgctgaagctGTCCAGCACAGGGGTGGGCGGAGGGGGCACGGAGCCCCAGGGGGGAGCAGCGCCCAGGGGTCCGGAACCCTCGCCCGCGCTGGCCCCCACGGTGGGCGTGGCCGGCCTGAGTCCTCGGACGTCGAGGCGCATCCTGGAGCACGTGGAGAACGACCACCTGCTGCAGAGCGCGCAGAACCTGCTGCTCAGCCCCTGCACCACCCGCCGCATCACGGGCCTCCTGGACCGGGAGGTGGCGGCCGGCCAGCAGGCCCTGGCTGCCGCTCGcagccacagccccagccccctcaGCGTCCCCACCATAGTGGTGGGTGAGGAGGCGGGCCCTGGGCTGACCTCAGAAGCATCCAGGAAGGGTGAGGGAGAGGTTCCCCTCGAGGGGCCTGGCCTCCTGGGAACCTCCCGGGAGGGCAGCGTGGGGGGCCTGCTGGGAGAGGCGGGTGGGCAGGCAGCCTCTGGCCAGGGACCTCCGTCCCCAGAGAGCAGAGCTCAGGGACCCCTCCAGGAGGAGGGGCTCCCACAGGAGACGCCACCAGGGCTCCCCGCAGCGACCCCCGAGGAGCTGGCTCTGGGTGCCCGGAGGAAGAGGTTCCTCCCCAAGGTCAGAGCAGCGGGGGACGGGGAGGCCACCACGCCGGAAGAGAGGGAGAGCCCCACGGTTTCTCCTCGGGGACCCAGGAAGGGCCTCTCGCCTGGGTCCCCCGGCACTCCGGGGCGGGAGCGGCGCTCTCCGACCCAGGGGCGAAAGGCAGGCCTGCTGGAGGTGCCTCGGGCGGAGGAGGAGCTGGCCGCCGGAGACCCAGGCTCCAGCCCCAAGGCCAGCGGGCCGGACGCGGAGCCGGCCCTGGACACAGGCAAGCAGGAGGCCGAGGACAAGTCGAAGAAAGCCAAAGACCTGCTGAAAG ccccacaggtgATTCGCAAGATCCGCGTGGAGCAGTTTCCGGACGCCTCGGGCAGCCTGAAGCTCTGGTGCCAGTTCTTCAACATCCTCAGCGACTCGGTCCTGACGTGGGCCAAGGACCAGCGCCCCGTGGGCGAGGAGGCCCGGAG CGCAGGGGACGAGGGGCCGGCGGCCCTGGCCATCGTGCAGGCGTCCCCCGTGGACTGCGGCGTGTACCGCTGCACCATCCGGAACGAGCACGGCGCGGCCTCCACGGACTTCTGCCTGAGCCCCGAGG TGCTGTCAGGGTTCGTGTCCagagaagaaggtgaag TCGGAGAAGAGATCGAGATGACCCCCATGGTGTTCGCCAAGGGTCTGGCTGACTCTGGCTGCTGGGGCGACAAGCTCTTCGGGCGCCTGGTGAGCGAGGAGCTACGGGGAGGAGGACACGGGCACGGCCTTCGGAAGGCCTCCCAGGCCAAGGTCATCTACGGGCTGGAGCCCATCTTCGAGTCGGGCCGCACGTGCGTCATCAAGGTGTCCAGCCTGCTGGTGTTTGGGCCTAGCAGCGAGACGGCCCTGCTGGGCAGGAACTACGACGTCACCATCCAG GGCTGCAAGATCCAGAACATGAGCCGGGAGTACTGCAGGATCTTCGCGGCCGAAGCCCGGGCGGTGCCCGGCTTTGGGGAGGTGCCCGA GATCATCCCGCTGTACCTGATCTACCGGCCGGCGAACGCGGTCCCGTACGCCACGCTGGAGGAGGACCTGGGCAAGCCCCTGCAGCCCTACTGCTCCCGGGACTGGGGCTCCGCCGCGGCGCCGGCGCCCGGCAGCTCGGAGGCCGTGCAGAAGTGCCAGGCCTTCCAGCACTGGCTGTACCTGTGGACGAACGGCAGCTTCCTGGTCACGGACCTGGCAG GGGTCGACTGGAAGGTGACCGATGTGCAGATCGCCACCAGGCTGCGGGG ATACCAAGGCCTCAAGGAGAGCTGTTTCCCCGCCCTGCTGGACCAGTTCGCCGCCTCCCACCAGTGCAGCCCCTTCTGTGAGATGCTGGGGCTGAAACCGCTCAAGGGCCCCGAGGCCGCCCACTCCCAAGCCAAGGCCAAAGGCTCCAAGAGTCCATCTG
- the ALPK3 gene encoding alpha-protein kinase 3 isoform X1, translated as MGSRRVASGAWGAGGRAGARGYHEDDGPVWTPSPTSRSYLLSVRPETSLSSSRLSHPSSGRSTFCSIIAQLTEETQPLFETTLKSQAVSENSDVRFTCIITGYPEPEVTWYKDDTELDRYCGLPKYEITHQGNRHTLQLYRCQEEDAAIYQASARNTKGIVSCSGVLEVGTMTEYKIHQRWFAKLKCKAAAKMREIEQSWKHGKEAAGEADTLRKLSPDRFQRKRRLSGAGGPVPSAPTREAEDRTSAAWQERDTEPGQHPGLGLTDSFAPGEVTTNGEAAPENGEDGGHGLLTYLCEAMELGPQRAPQKESGAKKKKKAEEPKPGLQTPALEQAVRGHRSEHRVPSSDKPDPRGTEGPAGAVRTQTWPGDRVPGPSGADGTREPASASGSPAQPQTAPALGPGPGPGPEVRFSLKDMYLESTRAGDGHQAQGGRAPGETPSGEAPGEAGDEGGPAAPGQHVPAAPRPGRLFNWKRFAPPKPKGEPTASGKPDPPLGPAPGPGAQVPTPPSRRKHSTRDSPSCRQAGLGTPGEVPESQVTMAPVVLASGSAEVASAGSSTPRSQGVAEPMDTEPQESSTCADGRHGGKKDTEADGKMQVDERAPGDGTRTAARTQAGGKTRMDPTAQNRKGGESGGSSREGVVARGGSERRVERTPEDGKTQAGEKTQGNGRMQEDRGTPAEGSGLSPQTPEGPSGLGKPSCTLRSEAAAVTASGNQQQTLLRPLRGGPTLPAQLLPEGSLEQTGGGRGWVPERSGPVKDTPAVSLSQGPAQERPGEVLSVGLGACPPAGLSPEVPTLPSPGTGLSDSPHRGLPSTPDSQRPGAAAFLPSGDPALLSSAPALHPGPETPARSHPLEPTAAGNEGACAKMPDEEGTPSGPRSCDPGLIDSLKNYLLLLLKLSSTGVGGGGTEPQGGAAPRGPEPSPALAPTVGVAGLSPRTSRRILEHVENDHLLQSAQNLLLSPCTTRRITGLLDREVAAGQQALAAARSHSPSPLSVPTIVVGEEAGPGLTSEASRKGEGEVPLEGPGLLGTSREGSVGGLLGEAGGQAASGQGPPSPESRAQGPLQEEGLPQETPPGLPAATPEELALGARRKRFLPKVRAAGDGEATTPEERESPTVSPRGPRKGLSPGSPGTPGRERRSPTQGRKAGLLEVPRAEEELAAGDPGSSPKASGPDAEPALDTGKQEAEDKSKKAKDLLKAPQVIRKIRVEQFPDASGSLKLWCQFFNILSDSVLTWAKDQRPVGEEARSAGDEGPAALAIVQASPVDCGVYRCTIRNEHGAASTDFCLSPEVLSGFVSREEGEVGEEIEMTPMVFAKGLADSGCWGDKLFGRLVSEELRGGGHGHGLRKASQAKVIYGLEPIFESGRTCVIKVSSLLVFGPSSETALLGRNYDVTIQGCKIQNMSREYCRIFAAEARAVPGFGEVPEIIPLYLIYRPANAVPYATLEEDLGKPLQPYCSRDWGSAAAPAPGSSEAVQKCQAFQHWLYLWTNGSFLVTDLAGVDWKVTDVQIATRLRGYQGLKESCFPALLDQFAASHQCSPFCEMLGLKPLKGPEAAHSQAKAKGSKSPSAGRKGSQLSPQPQKKGPPSPQGTRRSAPSSKAAPQAAGAVTTQVLGEPPSREGSSQAQGTR; from the exons GGTACCCCGAGCCAGAGGTGACCTGGTACAAGGACGACACGGAGCTGGACCGCTACTGCGGCCTGCCCAAATACGAGATCACGCACCAGGGCAACCGCCACACCCTGCAGCTCTacag GTGTCAAGAAGAAGACGCGGCCATCTACCAGGCCTCTGCCCGGAACACCAAGGGCATCGTGTCCTGCTCGGGCGTCCTGGAGGTGGGCACCATGACCGAGTACAAGATCCACCAGCGCTGGTTCGCCAAGCTGAAGTGCAAGGCTGCGGCAAAGATGCGCGAGATCGAGCAGAGCTGGAAGCACGGGAAGGAGGCGGCGGGAGAGGCGGACACCCTGCGCAAGCTCAGCCCCGACCGCTTCCAGCGAAAGCGGCGGCTGAGCGGGGCCGGGGGGCCGGTCCCCTCGGCCCCCACCAGGGAGGCTGAGGACAGGACCTCGGCAGCTTGGCAGGAGAGGGACACGGAGCCTGGTCAGCACCCGGGGCTGGGCCTGACGGACAGTTTTGCCCCCGGAGAGGTGACCACCAATGGGGAGGCTGCCCCTGAGAACGGGGAGGACGGGGGTCACGGCCTGTTGACCTACCTCTGCGAGGCCATGGAGCTGGGGCCTCAGCGAGCCCCCCAGAAGGAGTCCGGggccaagaagaagaagaaagccgaGGAGCCGAAGCCCGGCCTGCAGACGCCAGCGCTGGAGCAGGCGGTTCGGGGCCACCGCTCCGAACACCGCGTCCCCAGTTCAGACAAGCCCGACCCCCGCGGGACAGAGGGACCGGCGGGTGCGGTGCGGACCCAGACCTGGCCCGGAGACCGGGTGCCCGGTCCTTCAGGGGCAGACGGCACCAGGGAGCCGGCGTCTGCCtcgggctccccagcccagccccagacGGCCCCGGCCctcggcccaggcccaggcccaggccccgaAGTGCGCTTCTCCCTGAAGGACATGTATTTGGAGAGCACCCGGGCAGGGGACGGGCACCAGGCACAGGGCGGCAGGGCCCCTGGGGAGACACCCTCAGGGGAAGCACCCGGCGAAGCCGGAGATGAGGGGGGGCCTGCTGCCCCTGGCCAGCACGTGCCCGCGGCCCCGAGGCCGGGCAGGCTTTTCAACTGGAAGAGGTTTGCCCCTCCAAAGCCCAAAGGAGAGCCCACCGCCAGCGGCAAGCCCgaccctcccctgggcccagctccGGGACCCGGGGCCCAGGTGCCTACACCCCCCTCCCGGCGGAAGCACAGCACGCGGGACAGCCCCTCGTGCAGGCAAGCAGGCCTCGGGACCCCAGGAGAG GTCCCGGAGTCCCAGGTGACCATGGCTCCTGTCGTACTGGCCAGTGGCAGTGCCGAGGTGGCCTCTGCTGGCAGCAGCACCCCCAGAAGTCAGGGCGTCGCTGAGCCCATGGACACAGAACCCCAGGAGAGCAGCACGTGTGCTGACGGGAGGCACGGAGGCAAGAAGGACACAGAGGCGGACGGGAAGATGCAGGTGGACGAGAGGGCGCCGGGAGACGGAACACGGACGGCCGCGAGGACACAGGCGGGCGGGAAGACGCGGATGGACCCTACGGCGCAgaacaggaagggaggagagtCAGGCGGGAGTTCCCGGGAGGGAGTGGTAGCAcggggagggtcagagaggcgGGTGGAAAGGACTCCGGAAGACGGGAAGACGCAGGCGGGTGAGAAGACCCAGGGAAATGGAAGGATGCAGGAAGACCGGGGGACGCCGGCAGAGGGCAGCGGCCTCAGCCCGCAGACCCCGGAAGGGCCCTCTGGCCTGGGGAAACCCAGTTGCACGCTCAGGTCCGAGGCGGCAGCAGTCACAGCCTCTGGTAACCAACAGCAAACTCTGCTGCGTCCCCTGCGGGGGGGCCCCACGCTGCCCGCACAGTTGCTCCCTGAGGGCAGCTTGGAgcagacaggaggagggagaggttgGGTGCCAGAGCGGTCAGGCCCGGTCAAGGACACGCCAGCGGTGAGCCTGTCCCAGGGTCCTGCGCAGGAGCGGCCCGGGGAggtgctgtctgtggggctgGGCGCCTGTCCTCCCGCTGGCCTGAGCCCGGAGGTGCCCACTCTGCCTTCTCCTGGGACTGGCCTGTCGGATAGCCCACATCGGGGGCTGCCCAGCACCCCTGATTCCCAGCGCCCAGGGGCAGCCGCCTTCTTGCCCTCTGGGGACCCGGCCTTGCTGAGCTCTGCTCCTGCACTGCACCCGGGGCCAGAGACCCCCGCCCGGAGCCACCCACTGGAACCCACAGCAGCCGGCAATGAGGGGGCCTGCGCCAAGATGCCAGATGAGGAGGGGACGCCCTCAGGCCCCCGGAGCTGTGACCCTGGCCTCATCGATTCCCTGAAGAActacctgctgctgctgctgaagctGTCCAGCACAGGGGTGGGCGGAGGGGGCACGGAGCCCCAGGGGGGAGCAGCGCCCAGGGGTCCGGAACCCTCGCCCGCGCTGGCCCCCACGGTGGGCGTGGCCGGCCTGAGTCCTCGGACGTCGAGGCGCATCCTGGAGCACGTGGAGAACGACCACCTGCTGCAGAGCGCGCAGAACCTGCTGCTCAGCCCCTGCACCACCCGCCGCATCACGGGCCTCCTGGACCGGGAGGTGGCGGCCGGCCAGCAGGCCCTGGCTGCCGCTCGcagccacagccccagccccctcaGCGTCCCCACCATAGTGGTGGGTGAGGAGGCGGGCCCTGGGCTGACCTCAGAAGCATCCAGGAAGGGTGAGGGAGAGGTTCCCCTCGAGGGGCCTGGCCTCCTGGGAACCTCCCGGGAGGGCAGCGTGGGGGGCCTGCTGGGAGAGGCGGGTGGGCAGGCAGCCTCTGGCCAGGGACCTCCGTCCCCAGAGAGCAGAGCTCAGGGACCCCTCCAGGAGGAGGGGCTCCCACAGGAGACGCCACCAGGGCTCCCCGCAGCGACCCCCGAGGAGCTGGCTCTGGGTGCCCGGAGGAAGAGGTTCCTCCCCAAGGTCAGAGCAGCGGGGGACGGGGAGGCCACCACGCCGGAAGAGAGGGAGAGCCCCACGGTTTCTCCTCGGGGACCCAGGAAGGGCCTCTCGCCTGGGTCCCCCGGCACTCCGGGGCGGGAGCGGCGCTCTCCGACCCAGGGGCGAAAGGCAGGCCTGCTGGAGGTGCCTCGGGCGGAGGAGGAGCTGGCCGCCGGAGACCCAGGCTCCAGCCCCAAGGCCAGCGGGCCGGACGCGGAGCCGGCCCTGGACACAGGCAAGCAGGAGGCCGAGGACAAGTCGAAGAAAGCCAAAGACCTGCTGAAAG ccccacaggtgATTCGCAAGATCCGCGTGGAGCAGTTTCCGGACGCCTCGGGCAGCCTGAAGCTCTGGTGCCAGTTCTTCAACATCCTCAGCGACTCGGTCCTGACGTGGGCCAAGGACCAGCGCCCCGTGGGCGAGGAGGCCCGGAG CGCAGGGGACGAGGGGCCGGCGGCCCTGGCCATCGTGCAGGCGTCCCCCGTGGACTGCGGCGTGTACCGCTGCACCATCCGGAACGAGCACGGCGCGGCCTCCACGGACTTCTGCCTGAGCCCCGAGG TGCTGTCAGGGTTCGTGTCCagagaagaaggtgaag TCGGAGAAGAGATCGAGATGACCCCCATGGTGTTCGCCAAGGGTCTGGCTGACTCTGGCTGCTGGGGCGACAAGCTCTTCGGGCGCCTGGTGAGCGAGGAGCTACGGGGAGGAGGACACGGGCACGGCCTTCGGAAGGCCTCCCAGGCCAAGGTCATCTACGGGCTGGAGCCCATCTTCGAGTCGGGCCGCACGTGCGTCATCAAGGTGTCCAGCCTGCTGGTGTTTGGGCCTAGCAGCGAGACGGCCCTGCTGGGCAGGAACTACGACGTCACCATCCAG GGCTGCAAGATCCAGAACATGAGCCGGGAGTACTGCAGGATCTTCGCGGCCGAAGCCCGGGCGGTGCCCGGCTTTGGGGAGGTGCCCGA GATCATCCCGCTGTACCTGATCTACCGGCCGGCGAACGCGGTCCCGTACGCCACGCTGGAGGAGGACCTGGGCAAGCCCCTGCAGCCCTACTGCTCCCGGGACTGGGGCTCCGCCGCGGCGCCGGCGCCCGGCAGCTCGGAGGCCGTGCAGAAGTGCCAGGCCTTCCAGCACTGGCTGTACCTGTGGACGAACGGCAGCTTCCTGGTCACGGACCTGGCAG GGGTCGACTGGAAGGTGACCGATGTGCAGATCGCCACCAGGCTGCGGGG ATACCAAGGCCTCAAGGAGAGCTGTTTCCCCGCCCTGCTGGACCAGTTCGCCGCCTCCCACCAGTGCAGCCCCTTCTGTGAGATGCTGGGGCTGAAACCGCTCAAGGGCCCCGAGGCCGCCCACTCCCAAGCCAAGGCCAAAGGCTCCAAGAGTCCATCTG